In one window of Helianthus annuus cultivar XRQ/B chromosome 17, HanXRQr2.0-SUNRISE, whole genome shotgun sequence DNA:
- the LOC110922079 gene encoding uncharacterized protein LOC110922079 has product MGKWNYRRTWRPKNYYRNQRIPSPPTYYETEFKFRGAWKNVDLPWEERFCLSVGIPWEKVVNAKDDLHIYDNVSKWNDSAGESAFFEAKKRFWALINDIPTDIPQPDPDMYNEKIDWNTEIDSELVKELDLAYFNPDEAEKLESYNATKRNDGLIPGCIIGLKSLNDVNSWECNKNDDRDCLNKSKNKNISDPWERGITNDDREIKDAWDGGANSAWNKNATWGNDARNAGNNEPTWGIGATNSWHYNQYRVQRVDGNSKNTWGPNETGWQNSKYNYASTSRGTQQHQGSNRQQRGNYRDFTSFGRGSNDCRKREGGYEYTSYKSARVQSDDYRRSNQNWR; this is encoded by the exons ATGGGTAAGTGGAATTATCGAAGAACATGGAGACCCAAAAATTATTATCGCAATCAAAGAATACCATCTCCACCTACCTATTACGAAACTGAATTCAAATTTCGAG GAGCCTGGAAAAACGTTGACTTGCCATGGGAGGAAAGATTCTGCCTTTCAGTAGGAATACCATGGGAGAAAGTTGTCAACGCTAAAGACGACCTACACATCTACGACAACGTGTCGAAATGGAACGATTCAGCTGGCGAATCAGCCTTTTTCGAGGCCAAAAAACGATTCTGGGCACTAATTAACGACATCCCTACGGATATCCCACAGCCGGATCCAGACATGTATAATGAAAAAATCGATTGGAATACAGAAATCGATTCTGAGTTGGTGAAGGAATTAGATCTAGCTTATTTTAATCCCGACGAAGCGGAGAAGTTAGAAAGTTATAACGCGACGAAGCGAAATGACGGTTTGATCCCTGGATGCATTATAGGATTGAAGTCATTGAACGATGTCAATTCTTGGGAATGTAACAAAAATGATGATCGGGATTGTTTAAATAAGTCTAAAAATAAGAATATTTCCGACCCGTGGGAACGAGGAATTACTAATGACGATAGAGAAATAAAAGACGCATGGGACGGTGGTGCAAATAGCGCGTGGAATAAAAACGCTACATGGGGAAATGATGCAAGAAACGCGGGAAATAACGAACCCACATGGGGCATTGGTGCAACTAACTCATGGCATTACAATCAATACCGGGTACAAAGAGTAGATGGTAATTCTAAAAATACATGGGGTCCTAACGAAACAGGATGGCAAAACAGTAAATATAATTACGCCAGCACTTCACGTGGGACACAGCAACATCAAGGTTCAAATAGACAACAAAGGGGAAATTACAGGGATTTTACTTCTTTTGGTAGGGGGTCAAATGATTGCAGAAAACGAGAGGGTGGTTACGAGTATACAAGTTACAAAAGTGCTCGAGTTCAATCGGATGATTACAGGAGAAGTAATCAGAACTGGAGGTAA